A genomic window from Salvia hispanica cultivar TCC Black 2014 chromosome 5, UniMelb_Shisp_WGS_1.0, whole genome shotgun sequence includes:
- the LOC125188889 gene encoding DNA mismatch repair protein MSH3 isoform X3: MGKQKQQIISRFFAPKPDPSARNPPSTPPPKIATTVSFSPAKRLKTDHIHNKLTDIPNPDPILHQKFLSKLLEPSLDRLEPSRITNFPKSGNPKYTPLENQVIDLKNKYPDVLLMIEVGYKYRFFGEDAENAARVLGIYAYMDHNFLTASVPTFRLNFHVRRLVSAGYKVGVVKQTETAAIKAHGANKSAPFCRGLSALYTKATLEAAEDLGGGEEGCGSGSCSNYLFCVVERGGEADARIGAVAVEISTGDVVYREFDDDFTRAGLEAMVFSLTPAELLLRRPLSKQTEKLLLAYAGPASNVRVMHASQGSLRDGGGLSELISLYESLSKSNNTCGDQQNIIAANGQGNNCLRFEGLKAMPELVIQALALTIHHLKQFGFERILCLEASFRPFASITEMTLSANALQQLEVLKNNYDGSECGSLLQCINNTLTVFGSRLLRHWVTHPLCDRNMIYARSDAVSEILKSMGSCSVSEVGSKEENPDIMVVQPELHHTISSVLTTLGRAPDVQRGITRIFHRTATPSEFIAVVQALLVAGRQLHQLQGHIEDINNSLRDRTVHSGLLRKVIFTASSSSVINTAARLLSHLSKEAADRRDFHNLFIVSDGNFSEVASAKNKVQLANEMLHELLLQYRKQLRMHNLEFTTVSGVTHLIELSLDVRIPSNWVKVNSTKKTIRYHPPEVLNALDQLTLANEELSIVCRATWEGFLKTFGGCYSEFQAAVQALATLDCLNSLAMLSRNKNYVRPVFVSDEEPNQIIINSGRHPVMENILQDTFVPNDTNLHADGQYCQVITGPNMGGKSCYIRQVALISLLAQVGCFVPASSAKLHVVDGIFTRMGASDSIQLGKSTFLEELSETSHILQTCTSRSLVIIDELGRGTSTHDGVAIAYATLHYLLEHKRCMVLFVTHYPEILSIRNEFPGSVGAFHVSYLTQEKDVDAELKEVDTVNHEDVTYLYKLVPGVSERSFGFKVAQLAQLPSSCIRRAVMMAAKLEVEVCERESSKSLHNSSKSHDKSEDSDHACVPMDWLHTQADENSEEVEKAYKDIFFHLNLAIQNEDGAVKRLHNLEHAKSLADKLVNR, encoded by the exons ATGGGCAagcaaaaacaacaaatcattTCCCGTTTCTTCGCCCCCAAACCCGACCCCTCCGCTCGAAACCCTCCCTCAACCCCACCCCCCAAAATCGCTACCACCGTCTCATTCTCCCCCGCCAAACGCCTCAAAACCGATCACATCCACAACAAACTCACCGACATCCCCAATCCCGATCCTATCCTTCACCAGAAGTTCCTCAGCAAGCTCCTAGAACCCTCCCTCGATCGTCTAGAACCTTCCCGAATCACCAATTTCCCAAAATCCGGAAACCCTAAGTACACTCCATTAGAGAATCAGGTAATAGACCTCAAAAACAAGTACCCTGACGTGCTTCTGATGATTGAGGTTGGGTATAAATATCGATTTTTTGGGGAGGATGCTGAAAATGCTGCTAGAGTTTTAGGTATTTATGCATACATGGATCACAACTTCTTAACTGCTAGTGTGCCAACTTTTAGGCTGAATTTTCATGTGAGGAGGCTTGTTAGTGCGGGGTATAAGGTTGGTGTTGTCAAACAAACTGAGACTGCGGCCATCAAGGCTCACGGCGCAAATAAGTCTGCTCCTTTCTGCCGGGGGCTGTCGGCCCTGTACACCAAGGCTACTCTCGAGGCTGCTGAGGATTTAGGGGGTGGAGAGGAGGGGTGCGGGTCCGGGTCGTGTAGTAATTATCTGTTTTGTGTAGTGGAGAGGGGTGGGGAAGCGGATGCGAGGATTGGGGCTGTGGCGGTTGAAATTTCGACTGGCGACGTTGTTTATCGCGAGTTTGATGATGATTTTACGAGAGCTGGATTGGAGGCTATGGTTTTTAGTTTGACTCCTGCTGAGTTGCTTCTTAGAAGGCCTCTGTCTAAGCAGACCGAGAAG TTGCTACTGGCATATGCTGGACCTGCCTCAAATGTCCGAGTCATGCATGCTTCGCAAGGTAGCTTACGGGATGGTGGTGGCCTGTCTGAATTGATATCACTATATGAGAGTTTAAGCAAAAGTAACAACACCTGTGGTGACCAACAGAACATTATAGCTGCAAATGGCCAAGGCAATAACTGCTTGAGGTTTGAG GGGTTAAAAGCTATGCCTGAGTTAGTCATTCAAGCATTAGCTTTAACAATTCATCACCTGAAACAATTTGGGTTTGAAAGAATTCTTTGTTTGGAAGCTTCGTTTCGACCTTTTGCTAGCATCACAGAGATGACCCTTTCAGCCAATGCTCTTCAACAGCTAGAG GTGCTGAAGAATAATTATGATGGTTCCGAATGTGGATCCCTGTTGCAATGCATAAACAATACCCTTACTGTTTTTGGATCTAGGCTTCTCAGACACTGG GTAACTCATCCTTTATGTGATAGAAACATGATCTATGCACGTTCAGATGCTGTTTCTGAAATATTGAAATCCATGGGCTCTTGTTCAGTGTCTGAGGTTGGTTCAAAAGAGGAAAATCCTGACATCATGGTAGTGCAGCCTGAACTCCATCATACAATATCATCTGTTTTGACCACTTTAGGACGAGCACCTGATGTTCAACGTGGGATTACAAGAATTTTTCATCGAACTGCTACCCCATCTGAG TTCATTGCAGTTGTTCAAGCTCTCTTGGTTGCTGGAAGACAATTGCATCAACTTCAAGGTCATATAGAGGACATAAACAACAGTCTCAGAGACAGGACTGTGCACTCTGGTTTGTTGAGAAAGGTGATATTCACAGCCTCATCCTCCAGTGTTATAAATACTGCAGCAAGACTCCTGTCTCATCTTAGCAAAGAAGCTGCTGATCGACGGGATTTTCATAacctttttattgtttctgaTGGAAATTTCTCAGAG GTTGCTTCAGCCAAAAACAAAGTGCAATTGGCCAATGAGATGTTGCATGAATTGCTTCTTCAGTATCGCAAACAACTGCGTATGCACAATCTTGAATTTACAACTGTATCTGGAGTCACACATTTGATAGAG CTGTCTCTTGATGTTAGGATACCTTCAAATTGGGTTAAAGTAAATAGCACGAAGAAAACAATTAGGTACCATCCACCTGAAGTATTGAATGCCTTAGACCAATTAACTCTGGCTAACGAGGAGCTGTCAATTGTTTGTCGAGCCACTTGGGAAGGGTTTTTGAAAACATTTGGTGGATGCTATTCTGAGTTTCAGGCTGCCGTTCAAGCATTAGCCACTTTGGACTGTTTAAATTCACTTGCCATGCTATCTAGGAATAAG AATTATGTTCGACCTGTTTTTGTAAGTGATGAGGAGCCTAATCAGATTATCATCAATAGTGGCCGACATCCA GTTATGGAGAATATCCTGCAGGATACTTTTGTTCCAAATGACACAAATTTGCATGCAGATGGGCAATACTGTCAAGTTATTACCGGACCAAACATGGGCGGAAAAAGTTGCTATATAAGACAAGTTGCTCTCATTTCTCTCTTGGCTCAG GTTGGCTGCTTCGTTCCAGCATCATCAGCAAAATTGCATGTTGTTGATGGCATTTTCACTCGGATGGGAGCTTCGGATAGTATTCAGCTAGGGAAAAGCACTTTCTTGGAAGAATTGAGCGAGACATCTCACATTCTTCAAACCTGCACATCCCGCTCATTGGTCATAATTGATGAACTCGGAAGAGGCACAAGTACACATGACGGTGTGGCTATTGCTTATGCTACATTGCATTACCTACTTGAGCATAAAAGATGTATGGTCCTCTTCGTTACACATTATCCAGAAATACTCAGCATTAGAAATGAGTTCCCAGGATCTGTCGGAGCATTCCATGTTTCTTATTTGACACAAGAGAAGGATGTTGATGCGGAGCTCAAGGAGGTGGATACTGTGAATCATGAAGATGTAACCTACCTTTACAAGCTTGTGCCTGGGGTGTCTGAGAGAAGTTTTGGGTTTAAGGTCGCTCAACTTGCACAG TTACCTTCTTCATGCATCAGACGTGCTGTTATGATGGCAGCTAAGTTAGAAGTAGAGGTATGCGAAAGAGAGAGCAGCAAGTCTTTGCACAACAGTTCAAAGTCTCATGATAAATCTGAAGATTCAGATCATGCCTGTGTACCTATGGATTGGTTGCACACACAAGCAGATGAAAACTCAGAAGAAGTTGAGAAAGCTTACAAGGATATATTCTTTCACTTAAATCTTGCCATCCAAAATGAAGATGGTGCTGTAAAGAGGCTCCATAATTTGGAGCATGCTAAAAGCCTTGCCGACAAGCTGGTAAATAG GTAA